A region of Allocoleopsis franciscana PCC 7113 DNA encodes the following proteins:
- a CDS encoding alpha/beta hydrolase, translating to MKIKQSSRRQFLLKGVSTLSASLLLKACQKDSSSTQEPTPVSLVDPSQYLQFISVPPAQGRMPAGLIVCLHGNGSTPEFMASFAPALNLPQYHLLFPRAPFSHPTVPGGKMWYDLTIQNSKPQIENYQRLAESRQRLTNWLKSLQGSFRLPLSRTILSGLSQGGAMTLAVGLTLPLAGLVSLSGYLHPNSTSNLMGKNSFPPVLVVHGRQDQIIPLSEAELVRNTLSDLGVNVNYQLFDIGHEITPQVLAVMRNFVLETMP from the coding sequence TTGAAAATCAAGCAATCCAGTCGGCGTCAATTTTTGTTAAAAGGGGTTAGCACTCTCTCTGCTAGCCTCCTATTAAAAGCTTGTCAAAAAGATTCCTCGTCTACTCAAGAGCCAACTCCTGTTAGCTTAGTAGATCCTTCTCAATATTTGCAATTTATCTCAGTACCACCGGCTCAAGGACGAATGCCTGCCGGGTTAATTGTTTGCCTACATGGTAATGGAAGTACACCTGAGTTTATGGCATCGTTTGCACCAGCCTTGAACCTCCCCCAATACCACCTTCTATTTCCTAGGGCACCCTTTTCTCATCCCACTGTTCCTGGCGGGAAGATGTGGTATGACTTAACAATTCAAAACTCCAAGCCGCAAATTGAAAACTACCAGCGCTTAGCGGAAAGCCGGCAACGGTTGACGAACTGGCTGAAGTCTCTGCAAGGTAGCTTTCGCCTCCCTCTATCACGCACGATTTTGAGTGGGTTGTCTCAAGGTGGAGCGATGACACTGGCTGTTGGCTTGACTTTGCCACTAGCGGGTTTGGTATCTTTGAGTGGCTATCTGCATCCAAATTCAACATCCAACCTAATGGGAAAAAACAGTTTTCCCCCTGTCTTGGTCGTGCATGGTAGACAAGATCAGATTATACCTCTAAGTGAGGCTGAACTTGTGAGAAATACCCTATCTGATCTTGGGGTGAATGTGAATTATCAATTGTTTGACATAGGGCATGAAATTACACCACAGGTGTTAGCTGTGATGCGAAATTTTGTTTTAGAGACAATGCCTTAA
- a CDS encoding S-layer homology domain-containing protein — MALQKAALAIIMHRIVSILSFMFLLQTVPALAQESAPNDPIDQVVAAQLMSPYPDGNFRPERILNRAELASILVKTFKLDQRQPQQQAAIPIQDVPASHWAYKDIQLVLKNNIMTGYRSGQFFPNQRVTRAEAFSILAQAYGVFQFPDDTVAELLSKYPDSDRIPNWAKKSVATALYEGFINVDATTKQIKPLEPMTRGDMAYALSKYLERQEDTAPIPWKVEEPVRG; from the coding sequence GTGGCGTTGCAAAAAGCAGCGTTAGCAATCATCATGCATCGAATTGTTAGCATTCTATCTTTCATGTTTTTGCTGCAAACTGTTCCCGCTTTGGCTCAAGAATCAGCACCGAATGATCCAATTGATCAGGTAGTGGCGGCTCAATTGATGAGTCCCTACCCGGATGGAAATTTTCGTCCAGAACGAATTCTCAACCGTGCGGAACTCGCTTCGATTTTGGTTAAAACGTTTAAGCTGGATCAACGACAACCTCAGCAACAAGCGGCGATTCCCATTCAAGATGTTCCTGCTTCTCACTGGGCTTATAAAGATATTCAGCTAGTGCTGAAAAATAACATCATGACTGGCTATCGTTCAGGACAGTTTTTTCCCAATCAACGCGTTACTCGTGCCGAAGCTTTTTCCATCTTGGCTCAGGCTTATGGTGTGTTTCAGTTTCCTGATGATACTGTTGCAGAATTGCTTTCTAAGTATCCTGATTCAGATAGAATACCAAACTGGGCGAAAAAGTCAGTTGCCACAGCGTTATATGAGGGGTTTATTAATGTCGATGCCACCACAAAGCAGATTAAACCCTTAGAACCAATGACTCGTGGAGATATGGCTTATGCGCTGAGTAAGTATTTGGAACGCCAGGAAGATACAGCGCCAATTCCCTGGAAAGTCGAAGAACCCGTTCGCGGTTAG
- a CDS encoding S-layer homology domain-containing protein, with protein MPQTLYVNPGSGSDSADGSQSAPFKTIKKALEKAQSDTTIQLAAGNYTASSGEAFPLNIPSGVKVVGNEGNKGSGILIEGSGQYNSRTQAGQNITFLMESNAELRGVTVTNLASRGTAVWIESTAPTVANCTFTKSKREGLFATGDANPVVLNNDFLDNDGNGISITRNSTGEYRGNICKDAGSGISIDGTSAPKLVNNTISGNRYGLIISGESRPVLRNNQIENNTEEGVVVTNKAVPDLGSSKDPGNNTIRNNAQLDLNNATGSQLISFGNTLSASKVKGSISIDGIASNGGGSSGGDGGSSGGDGGSSGGDGDGKPPTTFADIQNHWAKPFIQALLDKGLITGFSNGTFRPDDKMTRAQYAALLVKAFNPTAKRDATKFTDVANDFWAKDVIQQAYRSQFISGFPNNTFRPNDNVQRIQVIVSLISGLGLGASDTGILTAYDDRNTIPDYAKDEVATATKKQIVVNYPQTKQLNPNKEATRGEVAAFVYQALVDAKQASAVNSPYIVAVQPDAGGDGLAFTDIKGHWAADFISALAKEGLISGFKDGSFKPDEKMTRAQYAALLVKAFNPTVKRDTAKFTDVANDYWAKDVIQQAYRGEFVSGFPNNTFRPNENVQKVQVLVSVVNGLGLSASDPNALTVYDDRTKIPDYAKDEVTTATKKKIVVNYPQTKQLDPTKEATRAEVAAIVYQALVDAKKVSAINSPYVVSA; from the coding sequence ATGCCTCAAACTCTTTACGTCAATCCAGGAAGCGGTAGTGATAGTGCTGATGGTAGCCAGTCTGCCCCCTTCAAAACCATTAAGAAAGCACTCGAAAAAGCCCAATCTGATACCACCATTCAACTGGCAGCAGGGAATTACACAGCGTCTAGCGGAGAAGCTTTTCCCCTGAATATTCCCAGTGGGGTGAAGGTGGTGGGTAATGAAGGGAATAAAGGCAGTGGCATTTTAATTGAGGGTAGTGGGCAGTATAACAGCCGTACCCAAGCGGGTCAGAATATCACGTTTTTAATGGAAAGTAATGCCGAACTGCGAGGAGTCACCGTTACCAATTTGGCAAGTCGAGGCACTGCCGTTTGGATTGAATCGACAGCCCCCACTGTTGCCAACTGCACCTTTACCAAGAGTAAGCGTGAGGGATTATTTGCCACAGGTGATGCTAATCCAGTCGTTCTGAATAATGATTTTCTGGACAATGATGGCAATGGCATCTCGATTACACGCAATAGCACAGGTGAATACCGAGGAAATATCTGCAAAGATGCAGGTTCTGGCATTAGCATTGATGGAACTTCTGCGCCCAAATTGGTCAATAACACCATTTCTGGAAATCGATATGGCTTGATTATTTCGGGTGAGTCTCGCCCCGTCTTGCGGAATAATCAGATTGAAAACAACACAGAAGAAGGTGTAGTTGTTACCAATAAGGCTGTACCCGATTTAGGCAGTAGCAAAGACCCCGGTAACAACACTATTCGTAATAACGCTCAGCTTGATTTGAACAATGCCACTGGCAGCCAACTGATTTCCTTCGGCAATACCTTGAGTGCGTCGAAAGTGAAAGGGTCAATTAGTATTGATGGCATTGCCTCCAATGGTGGGGGATCATCTGGTGGCGATGGTGGTTCATCCGGTGGTGATGGTGGTTCGTCCGGTGGCGATGGCGATGGGAAGCCCCCCACGACTTTTGCAGATATTCAGAACCATTGGGCAAAACCGTTCATTCAGGCATTGCTGGATAAAGGACTCATTACAGGCTTTAGTAATGGCACCTTTAGACCCGATGATAAGATGACCCGTGCTCAATATGCCGCCTTGTTGGTCAAAGCCTTTAACCCAACCGCCAAACGAGACGCCACGAAATTCACCGATGTGGCGAATGACTTTTGGGCGAAGGATGTGATTCAACAAGCCTACCGCAGCCAATTTATCTCAGGATTTCCCAATAATACCTTCCGACCGAATGATAATGTCCAGCGCATTCAAGTGATTGTCTCACTCATCAGTGGTTTGGGCTTGGGTGCCTCGGATACGGGGATTTTAACCGCTTATGACGACCGCAACACCATTCCTGACTATGCCAAGGATGAAGTGGCGACGGCAACGAAGAAGCAGATTGTGGTGAATTATCCGCAAACCAAGCAACTCAACCCCAACAAAGAGGCGACTCGTGGGGAGGTGGCGGCTTTTGTTTATCAAGCGTTGGTGGATGCCAAGCAAGCCAGTGCCGTTAACTCTCCTTATATTGTCGCCGTTCAGCCGGATGCGGGAGGTGATGGCCTTGCTTTTACCGATATTAAGGGTCACTGGGCGGCTGATTTTATTAGTGCTTTAGCGAAAGAGGGTTTAATCAGTGGCTTTAAGGATGGCAGCTTTAAGCCGGATGAGAAGATGACTCGTGCTCAATATGCCGCCTTGCTGGTTAAAGCTTTTAATCCAACCGTAAAACGGGATACGGCGAAATTTACCGATGTGGCGAATGATTATTGGGCAAAGGATGTCATCCAACAAGCTTATCGCGGTGAATTCGTGTCCGGCTTCCCCAATAATACCTTCCGACCCAATGAGAATGTACAGAAGGTGCAAGTATTGGTGTCAGTGGTGAATGGGTTGGGTTTATCGGCGTCTGATCCCAATGCTTTGACCGTTTACGATGACCGCACCAAGATTCCTGACTACGCCAAAGATGAAGTAACGACAGCCACGAAGAAGAAGATTGTGGTGAATTACCCACAAACCAAGCAACTTGATCCGACGAAGGAAGCAACCCGCGCTGAAGTAGCGGCAATCGTCTATCAGGCGCTGGTAGATGCCAAGAAGGTGAGTGCCATTAACTCTCCTTATGTCGTTTCTGCTTAA
- a CDS encoding peptidoglycan-binding domain-containing protein gives MKLQDFIGKDLKYSMEGIATDKELATQIQVLLIGLRLLEPPADGKFGPISQRALQKFQTLMKINEPEQLGAETAKQLIETKPEDLPTPPLKLGNDLASRIVKYMQLKKYEIFQGIGEYNIVYIEGMNADATLNNDPPNYFNDRRMVIQIVDGVPAIVGNWQATTEPGYRYTERPMNPEGAARIKFGQYKAWQVGIHGTADRHEALIQTGGTVTVHRDFNKDYQRVGDKEDTGYFAINQHWGYDLPSNNVYYASAGCLVGRLRQGHREFMSLIKKDRRFQLNSRYIFYTTVIYGQDLMKETGGLSESLQLLKEGSSGPLVKQLQQALKDKGFNPGTIDGVFGLGTKAAVRAFQQANKLEADGLVGKQTWNALGIA, from the coding sequence ATGAAGCTACAAGATTTTATCGGGAAAGACCTGAAATACAGCATGGAGGGAATTGCCACTGACAAAGAACTCGCCACCCAGATTCAAGTTTTGCTCATCGGTTTGAGACTCCTGGAACCGCCTGCTGACGGCAAGTTTGGCCCCATTTCTCAAAGGGCGCTCCAAAAATTTCAAACCCTGATGAAAATAAACGAGCCAGAACAGCTCGGAGCGGAAACGGCAAAGCAACTCATTGAAACTAAACCAGAAGATTTACCAACCCCTCCACTCAAGCTCGGCAATGACTTGGCGAGTCGTATTGTCAAGTATATGCAGCTTAAAAAATACGAAATTTTTCAGGGAATTGGAGAGTATAACATCGTTTACATTGAGGGGATGAACGCCGACGCTACCCTCAATAACGATCCCCCCAACTATTTTAATGACCGCAGGATGGTGATCCAGATTGTCGATGGCGTTCCGGCTATTGTTGGTAACTGGCAAGCTACAACCGAGCCAGGATACCGTTATACTGAACGTCCTATGAATCCTGAGGGCGCAGCCCGCATCAAATTTGGTCAATATAAAGCTTGGCAGGTCGGGATTCATGGTACCGCTGACCGTCACGAAGCGCTCATACAAACAGGAGGAACGGTTACCGTACACCGAGACTTCAACAAAGACTACCAAAGAGTTGGCGACAAAGAAGATACGGGGTACTTTGCGATTAACCAGCACTGGGGTTACGACTTGCCCAGCAACAACGTTTATTATGCCAGTGCGGGTTGTTTAGTTGGGCGCTTACGTCAGGGACATCGGGAGTTTATGAGCCTGATTAAAAAGGATCGACGCTTCCAGCTCAATAGCCGTTACATCTTCTATACGACGGTGATCTACGGACAGGATCTGATGAAGGAAACTGGAGGGCTATCCGAATCGTTGCAACTTTTGAAGGAAGGTTCAAGTGGGCCGCTAGTCAAGCAACTACAGCAAGCTTTAAAAGATAAAGGATTTAATCCTGGAACAATCGATGGCGTCTTTGGTTTAGGCACAAAAGCGGCTGTCAGAGCCTTTCAGCAGGCCAATAAGCTGGAGGCAGATGGGCTGGTAGGCAAGCAGACCTGGAATGCTCTGGGCATCGCATGA
- a CDS encoding LCP family protein translates to MSARKTYQKSPSGQNSDYAKFASEANRPVRKKSFKGKSGHWLWLWMGFTGVAMLSATAGALVAVSLSSKPFQQSLLRPDEAAMFTQGGSMATGNMHLPELTRPVNILILGTKVLASDLGEKETDKPAYELINSFEGNTDTMLLLRFDPEAKRLTALSIPRDTRAYIEGYGTTKINAANVHGGPALTAKTVSELLGGVGIDRYIRVNVQGIQSLVDALGGVTVYVPQDMKYKDDSQHLYINLKKGKQHLDGEKALHLLRFRYDKNGDIGRVQRQQLVMRALTEQALNPTTLSRLPKILSVIQSHIDTNLSVEELVALVSFGVQTNRSNMQMLMVPGQFNGDGRHDVSYWLPDKRGIQRMVARYFDQGFSETREVNPAYVRIAIQDSTGQPEAASSVIKNLQEAGYRNISIDNNWHEPLRVTRIVAQQGDPHSATAIRGHLGLGEVRVESTGNLGSDVTIQLGQDWLQKEASSQPRFSTY, encoded by the coding sequence GTGTCTGCTCGAAAAACTTATCAAAAATCTCCTTCGGGGCAGAACAGCGATTACGCCAAGTTTGCCAGCGAAGCTAATCGCCCCGTTCGGAAAAAGTCTTTCAAAGGAAAGTCAGGGCATTGGCTCTGGCTTTGGATGGGCTTTACTGGTGTGGCTATGTTGTCGGCAACAGCAGGTGCGCTAGTAGCCGTATCACTCTCTAGTAAGCCCTTCCAGCAAAGTCTTCTCCGTCCTGATGAGGCAGCAATGTTTACTCAGGGTGGAAGTATGGCTACAGGCAATATGCATTTACCAGAATTGACTCGACCTGTCAATATTTTAATTTTAGGAACTAAAGTTCTTGCCTCTGATTTAGGGGAGAAAGAGACGGATAAGCCTGCGTATGAGCTGATCAACTCTTTTGAGGGGAATACCGATACGATGCTCTTGCTCCGGTTTGACCCAGAGGCAAAGAGGTTAACCGCCCTCTCCATTCCTCGCGATACTCGCGCTTATATAGAGGGATATGGCACGACTAAAATCAATGCTGCCAATGTTCACGGCGGGCCGGCACTGACAGCGAAGACAGTAAGTGAGCTATTAGGGGGTGTTGGCATTGATCGCTATATCCGAGTGAATGTTCAAGGGATTCAAAGCCTGGTTGATGCGTTAGGAGGCGTCACCGTCTATGTCCCTCAAGACATGAAATATAAAGATGACTCTCAGCACCTTTACATCAACCTGAAGAAGGGCAAACAGCATTTGGATGGGGAGAAAGCTCTACACCTTTTACGCTTTCGCTACGACAAAAATGGCGATATTGGTCGAGTGCAGCGGCAGCAACTCGTAATGCGGGCACTTACGGAGCAAGCACTCAATCCGACCACTTTGTCCCGGCTACCAAAAATTCTCTCCGTTATTCAGTCCCACATTGACACTAATTTAAGCGTAGAAGAACTCGTTGCATTGGTGAGTTTTGGTGTCCAAACCAATCGCTCCAACATGCAAATGCTGATGGTGCCTGGTCAGTTTAACGGCGATGGGCGGCACGATGTTAGTTACTGGCTACCAGACAAACGCGGTATCCAGCGCATGGTAGCTCGATACTTTGACCAAGGCTTTAGCGAGACTCGTGAAGTTAACCCAGCCTATGTGCGAATTGCGATTCAAGATAGCACGGGTCAGCCAGAGGCTGCTTCTTCTGTGATCAAAAATCTTCAGGAAGCGGGCTACCGAAATATTTCCATTGATAATAATTGGCACGAACCGTTGCGAGTTACTCGGATTGTCGCGCAGCAGGGAGACCCCCACAGCGCTACTGCCATCCGGGGTCATTTGGGATTGGGGGAGGTACGGGTGGAAAGCACAGGTAATCTGGGTTCAGATGTCACGATTCAGTTGGGTCAAGACTGGCTGCAAAAAGAAGCTTCTTCCCAACCGCGTTTTTCTACTTATTAA
- a CDS encoding alpha/beta fold hydrolase has protein sequence MTLSSSTTPINPNTQTKTWTWRSFPIAYQSKGNTGPAVVLIHGFGASLGHWRKNLPVLGEHCRCYAIDLIGFGASAKPTPKLEIEYTFETWGQQVADFCREVIGEPAFLVGNSIGCIVAMQAAVDHPDIALGVAMLNCSLRLLHDRKRAELPWYRSMGAPMVQGLLSIKWIGQLFFGQLAKPKVVRNILLQAYKNPEAVSDELVDLLMAPAADIGAVDVFVAFTRYSQGPLPEDLLPLLPCPAIFLWGTEDPWEPINLGQELAEYPQVEKFIPLEGVGHCPQDEAPELVNPILQDWITTKAEVYQDESESMNPQT, from the coding sequence ATGACTCTCTCTTCTTCCACCACCCCCATCAACCCGAACACCCAAACAAAAACCTGGACTTGGCGAAGTTTCCCCATTGCCTATCAATCCAAAGGCAACACAGGGCCAGCCGTTGTGTTAATTCATGGCTTTGGCGCATCTCTAGGACACTGGCGCAAGAACTTACCTGTACTAGGGGAACACTGCCGTTGTTATGCCATTGACTTAATAGGTTTTGGGGCATCAGCCAAGCCTACACCCAAGCTGGAAATTGAGTACACTTTTGAAACTTGGGGGCAGCAAGTTGCTGATTTCTGCCGGGAAGTTATTGGTGAACCGGCTTTTTTGGTTGGTAACTCGATTGGCTGTATTGTTGCCATGCAAGCTGCCGTGGATCATCCCGATATCGCTTTAGGAGTAGCAATGCTCAACTGTTCTCTGCGGCTGTTACATGACCGCAAACGCGCTGAACTACCTTGGTATCGAAGCATGGGAGCACCAATGGTTCAAGGCTTGCTCAGTATTAAGTGGATTGGTCAATTATTTTTTGGTCAACTGGCTAAGCCCAAGGTTGTGCGTAATATCCTTTTACAAGCCTATAAAAATCCTGAAGCCGTGTCCGACGAACTGGTCGATCTGCTCATGGCACCAGCGGCTGACATTGGGGCGGTAGATGTATTTGTGGCCTTCACTCGCTATTCTCAAGGCCCGTTACCTGAAGACCTTTTACCTCTGTTGCCTTGTCCTGCGATATTTTTATGGGGAACAGAAGACCCCTGGGAACCGATTAATTTGGGACAAGAGTTGGCAGAGTATCCTCAAGTCGAAAAGTTTATTCCCTTAGAAGGTGTGGGTCATTGTCCTCAAGATGAAGCACCAGAACTGGTTAATCCCATCTTGCAGGATTGGATCACGACGAAGGCTGAAGTCTATCAGGATGAAAGTGAGTCAATGAATCCCCAGACCTAG
- the speB gene encoding agmatinase produces MLLQTSTTVEPFLGPEFQASYEASQVVILPIPFEATTSYRKGCQNGPEALLEASVQLDYYDDELDRETWRDALVHTHSYIADTRSLPPISSEKMLEVTRDTVSQLIQDGKFVIALGGEHSITTGIVDAYRIALNEPFTVIQIDAHGDMRYEYEGSIHSHACVMRRIIDMGLPTLPVGIRSLCKEEADLIKAQSIPVMWAREIAKNPNWIEQAIAKISTPRVFITIDVDGIDPSIMPGVGTPEPGGLSWYGLTDFLRRVFETHQVIGCDVMELAPVVDSVVSQFTAAKLVYKLIGYQANVKR; encoded by the coding sequence ATGCTCCTGCAAACATCTACTACCGTTGAGCCATTTCTAGGGCCTGAATTTCAGGCATCTTACGAAGCGTCACAAGTGGTCATTTTACCCATACCCTTTGAGGCGACAACCAGCTACCGCAAAGGCTGCCAAAATGGGCCAGAAGCGCTCCTAGAAGCCTCTGTGCAGCTCGATTACTATGATGATGAGCTCGATCGCGAAACCTGGAGAGATGCTCTCGTCCACACCCACTCCTATATCGCCGATACGCGCTCTTTGCCACCGATTTCCTCCGAGAAGATGCTGGAAGTCACTCGTGACACTGTGTCTCAACTGATTCAAGATGGCAAATTTGTCATTGCCTTAGGCGGCGAACACAGCATTACGACCGGTATTGTGGATGCCTACCGCATTGCCTTAAACGAACCCTTCACAGTGATTCAAATCGATGCCCATGGCGATATGCGCTATGAGTACGAAGGTTCGATTCACAGCCATGCCTGCGTGATGCGCCGAATCATAGATATGGGGTTACCTACTCTCCCGGTTGGCATCCGCAGTCTGTGTAAAGAAGAGGCTGACTTGATTAAAGCCCAATCGATTCCCGTGATGTGGGCACGGGAGATTGCCAAAAATCCCAATTGGATCGAACAAGCGATCGCCAAAATTTCTACACCACGGGTATTTATCACCATTGATGTCGATGGCATCGATCCCTCTATAATGCCGGGAGTTGGTACACCCGAACCGGGCGGATTGAGCTGGTATGGGCTGACTGACTTCCTCAGGCGAGTGTTTGAAACCCATCAAGTGATTGGTTGCGATGTCATGGAATTAGCACCTGTTGTTGATTCAGTGGTGTCTCAATTTACAGCCGCCAAATTAGTCTATAAGTTAATTGGCTATCAAGCTAACGTAAAACGTTAG
- a CDS encoding thioredoxin family protein: MEKTGTPVGSYAPDFELPGIDDKVHHLSYYLQNWQVIGVIFLSNHCPVVLSYLDRLKQIQAQFQNQGFTLIGINANDAEQDSEESFKTMKQFALARQLNFPYLWDSTQDVAHSFGVERTPEAFVIDHKGILRYNGRIDDNPQEENAVTVPYLQNAIAALLSGQEVHPDATKAIGCAIKWRNELKMGNE; this comes from the coding sequence ATGGAAAAGACTGGAACTCCTGTTGGCAGTTATGCTCCGGATTTTGAACTACCAGGAATTGATGATAAGGTTCATCACCTCTCCTATTACCTACAAAATTGGCAAGTCATAGGAGTCATCTTCCTAAGCAACCACTGTCCTGTTGTCTTGTCTTATCTAGACAGACTCAAGCAAATTCAAGCTCAGTTTCAGAACCAAGGCTTTACCTTAATTGGTATTAACGCTAACGATGCTGAGCAAGACTCGGAAGAAAGCTTCAAAACTATGAAGCAATTTGCTCTGGCTCGGCAACTCAATTTTCCTTACCTTTGGGATTCTACTCAGGATGTGGCGCATAGCTTTGGAGTGGAAAGAACGCCGGAGGCGTTTGTGATCGATCACAAAGGAATTCTCCGCTATAACGGTCGAATTGACGATAATCCACAAGAGGAAAACGCCGTCACCGTGCCTTATTTGCAAAATGCGATCGCGGCTTTACTCTCAGGACAAGAGGTTCATCCAGATGCAACAAAGGCAATTGGCTGCGCGATTAAGTGGCGAAACGAGTTAAAAATGGGTAATGAGTAA
- the pyrH gene encoding UMP kinase, whose amino-acid sequence MGIKYRRVLLKLSGEALMGELGYGIDPSVVQEIATEVAEVVGEGVQMAIVVGGGNIFRGIKASAAGMDRATADYIGMIATVMNAMTLQDALERMGIPTRVQTAIAMQEVAEPYIRRRAIRHLEKGRVVIFGAGSGNPFFTTDTTAALRAAEIDAEVIFKATKVDGIYDSDPHQNPTARRFQSLTYSHVLTHDLRVMDSTAIALCKENNIPIMVFDLTVRGNIHRAVKGEPVGTIVGGFCEVI is encoded by the coding sequence ATGGGGATAAAATACCGACGGGTTTTACTAAAGTTGAGCGGTGAAGCCTTGATGGGCGAACTGGGCTACGGTATTGATCCGAGTGTCGTTCAAGAAATTGCCACTGAAGTCGCCGAGGTGGTGGGTGAAGGCGTCCAAATGGCTATTGTTGTTGGCGGCGGTAACATCTTTCGTGGTATCAAAGCCTCAGCGGCAGGAATGGATCGGGCAACGGCTGACTACATCGGGATGATTGCCACGGTGATGAACGCTATGACTTTGCAAGATGCCTTAGAGCGAATGGGAATACCGACACGAGTTCAAACGGCGATCGCCATGCAAGAAGTGGCAGAACCCTATATCCGCCGTCGAGCTATTCGCCATCTGGAAAAAGGGCGTGTTGTAATTTTTGGCGCAGGTAGTGGGAATCCTTTCTTTACGACTGACACAACGGCTGCTCTACGCGCCGCAGAAATCGATGCTGAAGTGATCTTTAAGGCGACGAAAGTCGATGGAATTTATGATTCCGACCCTCATCAAAATCCAACAGCCCGCCGCTTTCAGAGCCTTACCTACAGTCATGTCCTGACTCATGACTTGCGGGTGATGGACAGTACAGCGATCGCATTATGTAAAGAGAATAATATCCCGATTATGGTATTTGATCTTACGGTGCGGGGTAATATCCACCGCGCTGTTAAGGGAGAACCTGTCGGAACCATTGTGGGAGGTTTTTGTGAAGTTATCTGA
- the frr gene encoding ribosome recycling factor — protein sequence MKLSDAESNMQKAVEATQRAFNTIRTGRANATLLDRVMVDYYGSPTPLKSLANINTPDASTITIQPYDKTSLNVVEKAIQLSDIGLTPNNDGQVIRLNVPPLTSERRKEFVKMASKFAEEGKVAIRNIRRDAVDSVRKQEKSSEISEDESKDLQDKIQKLTDKHIAKIDELLAEKEKDITTL from the coding sequence GTGAAGTTATCTGATGCTGAAAGTAATATGCAGAAAGCGGTAGAGGCGACTCAACGCGCTTTCAATACCATTCGCACAGGTCGCGCCAATGCGACCCTACTCGACCGGGTAATGGTGGACTATTATGGTTCCCCTACACCCCTGAAGTCTCTGGCGAATATCAATACGCCGGATGCAAGTACCATTACCATCCAACCCTATGACAAGACCAGTCTGAACGTGGTCGAGAAAGCCATTCAACTATCAGACATTGGCTTGACTCCCAATAACGATGGTCAGGTCATTCGGTTGAATGTTCCGCCATTAACCAGCGAACGCCGCAAGGAGTTTGTGAAAATGGCTAGCAAGTTTGCGGAAGAAGGGAAAGTTGCGATTCGCAATATTCGCCGCGACGCTGTTGACTCTGTCCGCAAACAGGAAAAAAGTAGTGAAATCTCTGAGGATGAGTCGAAAGATCTTCAGGACAAGATTCAAAAACTGACGGATAAGCACATTGCCAAAATTGATGAGTTACTAGCGGAGAAGGAAAAAGATATCACAACGCTTTAA
- a CDS encoding DUF6918 family protein: MGLTDGLNDSNKKDSLVADTVNLMDEHVNAKSGLGGMAWKAAYGTVKGVKPGYIEGAVERLLPECLVALDPMWSEGVQAGDPVQHLSQNSSRAADALLGITDARIEKTSNGMVRSAYKQLRGSAKNEVETAVPSLAKIIDKYTKS, translated from the coding sequence ATGGGACTTACCGATGGTCTGAATGACTCAAATAAAAAAGATAGCTTAGTGGCTGACACCGTAAATTTGATGGACGAACATGTCAATGCCAAGAGCGGGCTTGGTGGTATGGCATGGAAAGCCGCCTATGGAACTGTAAAGGGAGTCAAGCCAGGTTATATTGAAGGAGCTGTAGAACGGCTTCTGCCGGAATGCTTAGTAGCGCTCGATCCCATGTGGAGTGAGGGCGTACAGGCAGGTGACCCAGTTCAACACCTTAGCCAGAACAGCTCTCGTGCGGCTGACGCATTGCTAGGTATCACCGATGCCAGAATCGAGAAAACCAGCAACGGCATGGTGCGAAGCGCCTATAAGCAACTTCGCGGGTCAGCCAAGAATGAGGTGGAGACGGCAGTACCCAGCTTAGCCAAAATCATCGATAAGTACACCAAGAGCTAA